From the genome of Pelobacter propionicus DSM 2379, one region includes:
- the hrpB gene encoding ATP-dependent helicase HrpB — translation MKPLPIDQILPRLLTTVAENPNVLLHAPPGAGKTTRVPLALLEIIPPQAGRIVMLEPRRLAAVSAARWMAACLGEEPGGTVGYSIRFDSRVSPKTRIEVVTEGILTRRIQGDPLLEGVAMVILDEFHERSIQADLGLALCLDLQSQVRDDLKILVMSATLECRALGRLMGDAPLISSQGRSFPVREIYLEDHSRDRLAPRMAAAIRRVLAETEGDILAFLPGAGEIRSCASLLDQSGLEGSAVTVHPLYGDLPFARQQAAIQPGRGRRVVLATSIAETSLTIEGVRVVIDSGLSRRQRHDPASGMNRLVTVRESRASAIQRAGRAGRVSEGICYRLFSRHSFDAMTPHTPPEMLESDLSPLVLELAAWGVADPAQLAWLDPPPAASLAVARQLLAHLGALDSCGRITPLGRSMARLPLHPRLSRLLERSRELDLVPLGCALAALLSERDIIRRSPRQGQGKGTPADLHDRLELLRRFRGSDGFAGDTDRGSLENVERVHRQLERLMGRSSREGGGWSDPDGIGRLLLAAYPDRMAMQREGEGGRYLLANGRGARLAVPGMAGRSALLVAVSVDGGEGGEGLIHLCQEITEELLLQELGERRERRERVLWDSREGRVVAMREECLGALVLASSPFVATPEQSLPALVEALRSSGMGLLDRNERFLQLQARMELVRRQFPADGWPDCSDGALLDSLEEWLAPALVGVRGARQLGELDLAAILLNRLEYRQRASLDELAPTHLVVPSGSRIRLDYCQGETPVLAVKLQELFGLERTPSICRGRVELLLHLLSPAGRPLQVTRDLKGFWDGSYHQVKKEMKGRYPKHPWPDDPWSAPPTRRAKPRT, via the coding sequence ATGAAACCGCTTCCCATCGACCAGATCCTTCCCCGACTCCTGACCACCGTAGCCGAAAACCCCAATGTCCTGCTGCACGCCCCACCGGGAGCGGGCAAGACCACCCGCGTGCCGCTGGCGCTGCTGGAGATCATCCCCCCCCAAGCGGGGAGGATCGTCATGCTGGAGCCGCGCCGCCTGGCTGCCGTCTCCGCTGCCCGCTGGATGGCCGCCTGCCTGGGTGAGGAGCCGGGAGGGACGGTGGGATACTCCATCCGCTTCGACAGCCGCGTCTCCCCAAAGACCCGCATCGAGGTGGTAACCGAAGGAATCCTGACCCGCCGCATCCAGGGCGACCCGCTGCTGGAGGGGGTGGCCATGGTCATCCTGGACGAGTTCCACGAGCGGAGCATCCAGGCCGACCTGGGTCTGGCGCTGTGCCTTGACCTGCAGAGCCAGGTGCGGGACGATCTGAAGATCCTGGTCATGTCCGCCACCCTGGAGTGCCGGGCGCTGGGCCGGCTGATGGGCGATGCCCCCCTGATCTCCTCCCAGGGGCGCTCGTTCCCGGTGCGGGAAATCTATCTGGAGGATCATTCCCGTGACCGCCTGGCCCCGCGCATGGCGGCGGCCATCCGGCGTGTCCTGGCCGAGACCGAGGGGGACATCCTGGCCTTTCTCCCCGGTGCCGGCGAAATCCGCTCCTGTGCCTCGCTTTTGGATCAGTCCGGGCTGGAGGGGAGCGCTGTCACCGTCCATCCCCTGTACGGCGACCTCCCCTTTGCCCGCCAGCAGGCGGCCATCCAGCCGGGGAGGGGGCGCAGGGTGGTGCTGGCCACCAGCATCGCCGAGACCAGCCTGACCATCGAGGGGGTGCGGGTGGTGATCGACAGCGGCCTGTCCCGCAGACAGCGCCATGACCCGGCCAGCGGCATGAACCGGCTGGTGACGGTGCGCGAATCGCGGGCCTCGGCCATCCAGCGGGCAGGCCGGGCCGGGCGCGTGAGCGAGGGGATCTGCTATCGCCTCTTCAGCCGCCACAGCTTCGACGCCATGACCCCCCATACCCCGCCGGAGATGCTGGAGAGCGACCTCTCCCCGTTGGTGCTGGAGCTGGCGGCCTGGGGAGTGGCCGATCCGGCACAACTGGCCTGGCTCGACCCGCCTCCGGCCGCTTCCCTGGCGGTTGCCCGTCAGCTCCTGGCGCATCTGGGGGCGCTGGATTCCTGCGGGCGGATTACCCCCCTGGGGAGGTCCATGGCCCGCCTGCCGCTGCACCCCCGTCTGTCCCGCCTGCTGGAGCGCTCCCGCGAGCTGGATCTTGTGCCCCTGGGCTGCGCCCTGGCCGCCCTGCTCTCCGAGCGGGACATCATCAGGCGCTCCCCCCGGCAGGGGCAGGGCAAGGGGACTCCCGCCGACCTGCACGACCGGCTGGAGCTTTTGCGCCGCTTCCGGGGCAGCGATGGCTTTGCTGGCGACACGGACAGGGGCAGCCTGGAAAATGTGGAGCGGGTGCACCGCCAGCTGGAGCGGCTGATGGGACGCTCCTCCCGGGAAGGCGGGGGATGGAGCGACCCGGACGGCATCGGCCGGCTCTTGCTGGCGGCCTATCCCGACCGGATGGCCATGCAGCGGGAGGGTGAGGGGGGGCGCTACCTGCTGGCCAACGGCAGGGGGGCCCGGCTGGCCGTGCCGGGGATGGCGGGGAGGAGCGCCCTGCTGGTGGCTGTTTCCGTGGATGGCGGCGAAGGGGGGGAGGGGCTGATCCACCTCTGTCAGGAGATAACGGAGGAGCTTTTGCTACAGGAGCTGGGGGAGCGCAGGGAGCGGCGGGAGCGGGTGCTCTGGGACAGCCGGGAGGGGAGGGTGGTGGCCATGCGGGAGGAGTGCCTGGGAGCGTTGGTGCTGGCATCCTCCCCCTTCGTAGCCACCCCGGAACAGAGCCTGCCGGCGCTCGTGGAGGCGCTGCGCTCGTCCGGTATGGGGCTGCTGGACCGCAATGAGCGCTTCCTGCAGCTCCAGGCCCGCATGGAGCTTGTGCGCCGCCAGTTCCCGGCTGATGGCTGGCCCGACTGCTCGGACGGGGCGCTTTTGGACAGCCTGGAGGAGTGGTTGGCCCCGGCCCTGGTCGGTGTGCGCGGCGCCCGGCAGCTGGGAGAGCTTGACCTGGCGGCAATCCTGCTGAATCGCCTGGAGTACCGCCAGCGGGCCTCCCTGGACGAGCTGGCTCCCACCCACCTGGTCGTGCCCAGCGGCTCCCGCATCAGGCTGGACTACTGCCAGGGGGAGACGCCGGTGCTGGCGGTGAAGCTGCAGGAGCTGTTCGGTCTGGAGCGTACGCCATCCATCTGCCGGGGGAGGGTGGAACTGCTGCTGCACCTGCTGTCGCCGGCCGGCCGGCCGCTGCAGGTGACCCGCGATCTGAAGGGTTTCTGGGACGGCTCCTATCATCAGGTCAAAAAAGAGATGAAGGGGCGCTACCCCAAGCATCCCTGGCCGGACGACCCCTGGAGCGCCCCCCCCACCCGCAGGGCCAAGCCGAGAACATGA
- a CDS encoding MFS transporter, producing the protein MSNLHGNIRKLYAFSFLQMMLFPMAIITLFWKDHIGLSLTQILLLQSIFSIATVLLEYPSGYISDRLGYRTALSFASLLGILGWGMYTVADSFGDVLLAEILLGISLSFISGSDSALLYETLKLEGNEALYARCEGRVTGFSQSGEALGAIFAGMLYAAFPLSPFILQVAVWIAALVVTRGMVETPRDSAIQARSHLAEALHTARYAFWDNPRLRYTIIFNTLLGLASFFPVWLIQPYMRQSGVPLAWFGPVWAGANLMVALSAMASHRTHHYLSDRGMTLLFIALIVAGYFGLGVMGGLFGFLFYYLLTCMRGLRGPMMLSHVQRETPSANRAALLSLQSLTFRLCFACVGPYVGRLADSVGVQRTFHLLMYAFLIALPPLGLLFLRSFREQRGAPAS; encoded by the coding sequence ATGAGTAACCTCCACGGTAACATACGGAAACTGTACGCTTTCTCCTTCCTGCAGATGATGCTCTTTCCCATGGCCATCATCACCCTGTTCTGGAAGGACCATATAGGCCTGAGCCTGACCCAGATCCTGCTCTTGCAGAGCATCTTCTCCATTGCCACGGTGCTCCTGGAGTACCCCTCCGGCTATATCAGCGACCGCCTGGGCTACCGGACAGCGCTCTCCTTTGCCTCGCTCCTGGGAATCCTGGGCTGGGGCATGTACACGGTGGCCGACTCCTTCGGCGACGTGCTTCTGGCCGAGATCCTGCTGGGGATTTCGCTCTCGTTCATCAGCGGGTCGGACAGCGCCCTGCTCTACGAGACTCTCAAACTGGAGGGGAACGAGGCGCTCTACGCCCGCTGCGAGGGGCGGGTGACCGGCTTTTCCCAGAGCGGCGAGGCCCTGGGCGCCATCTTCGCCGGCATGCTCTACGCCGCTTTCCCGCTCTCCCCCTTCATCCTGCAGGTGGCTGTCTGGATCGCTGCCCTCGTGGTGACCAGGGGAATGGTGGAGACCCCGCGGGATAGCGCCATCCAGGCCCGCTCCCATCTGGCCGAGGCGCTACATACCGCCCGCTATGCCTTCTGGGACAATCCGCGCCTGCGCTACACCATCATCTTCAATACGCTGCTGGGGCTGGCCTCCTTCTTCCCGGTCTGGCTGATTCAGCCCTACATGCGCCAGAGCGGCGTTCCCCTGGCCTGGTTCGGCCCGGTCTGGGCCGGCGCAAACCTGATGGTGGCGCTCTCCGCCATGGCCAGCCATCGCACGCACCATTACCTGAGCGACCGCGGGATGACCCTGCTTTTCATCGCCCTGATCGTTGCCGGCTATTTCGGCCTGGGGGTGATGGGAGGGCTGTTCGGCTTCCTGTTCTACTATCTGCTGACCTGCATGCGGGGGTTGCGGGGGCCGATGATGCTCAGCCACGTGCAGAGGGAGACCCCCTCCGCCAACCGGGCGGCGCTGCTGTCGCTGCAGTCGCTGACGTTTCGGCTCTGCTTCGCCTGCGTCGGCCCCTATGTGGGGAGGCTGGCCGATAGCGTGGGGGTCCAGCGGACCTTCCACCTCTTGATGTACGCCTTCCTGATCGCCCTGCCGCCGCTGGGCCTGCTGTTCCTGCGGAGCTTCCGGGAGCAACGGGGGGCTCCGGCGTCGTGA
- a CDS encoding chorismate mutase, giving the protein MKPVSVCASLAEVRANIDRIDRQIVELLAERIGYVKQAPRFKNSADEVRIEERIEEVVSNVVARARECGACPDLVERIYRELIDAHIDLETAEYAALHGGEPSGRKA; this is encoded by the coding sequence ATGAAACCAGTTTCAGTGTGCGCCTCTCTGGCCGAGGTACGCGCCAACATCGACCGCATCGACCGCCAGATCGTCGAACTGCTGGCGGAGCGGATCGGCTACGTGAAGCAGGCGCCCCGCTTCAAGAACAGCGCCGATGAGGTTAGGATTGAAGAGCGCATCGAGGAGGTGGTCTCCAACGTGGTTGCCAGGGCCCGTGAATGCGGCGCCTGCCCCGATCTTGTGGAGCGGATCTACCGGGAACTGATCGATGCCCATATCGACCTGGAAACTGCCGAGTACGCGGCCCTTCACGGCGGTGAGCCTTCTGGCCGAAAGGCCTGA
- a CDS encoding GNAT family N-acetyltransferase yields the protein MLLTHRPVENSDIPVVCGFPQSEEELFFLFPKAAFPLAPWQLQNSISQRSDSTVIELEGQVVAFANFYRWGAKGCSIGNVIVSPIVRGQGVGSYLVEQMVSLGFSKHGAIEVTVSCFNQNVVGLILYAKLGFEPYAIEERQDKNGNRVALIHMRRKPM from the coding sequence ATGCTGCTTACTCATCGTCCGGTTGAAAATAGTGATATTCCTGTTGTTTGTGGTTTTCCACAAAGCGAAGAAGAGCTGTTTTTCCTTTTTCCCAAAGCGGCATTTCCCTTGGCTCCATGGCAGCTGCAGAATTCAATCTCTCAACGTTCGGACAGCACGGTAATTGAATTGGAAGGTCAGGTTGTCGCGTTTGCCAATTTTTACCGCTGGGGTGCGAAAGGTTGCTCTATAGGAAACGTTATTGTTTCTCCGATCGTCCGGGGGCAGGGGGTCGGAAGCTATCTTGTCGAGCAAATGGTTAGCCTTGGGTTCTCAAAGCATGGTGCCATTGAAGTTACGGTGTCCTGCTTTAATCAAAACGTCGTCGGCCTGATCCTGTATGCAAAGTTGGGATTTGAACCTTATGCCATCGAAGAACGGCAGGATAAGAATGGCAATCGGGTTGCGCTTATTCACATGCGGCGGAAGCCAATGTGA
- a CDS encoding aldehyde dehydrogenase family protein, translating into MHEYDKLYINGQWAASSDPSFIQVVGAASEEVIGRVPSATVNDVDRAVAAARAAFDAWSATSPAERAECLTKLHQGLVERSEEIARIVTAEVGMPLKFSLRIQAGLPVAVMGSYASLAAEQREDERIANSLIVREPVGVVACITPWNYPLHQIVAKVAPALAAGCCVVVKPSSEAPLSSFILAEIVEKAGLPPGVFNLVSGRGATIGEALASHPDVDMVSFTGSTSVGRRLSVLAAGTVKKVALELGGKSASVILDDADLPAAVKGSLGACLLNSGQTCSAHTRLLVPESLYEQAVSLAVELGKSFVPSDPFGDKCRLGPLVSASQRERVWEYIRSGIAEGAELLLGGVEPPAGLTKGFYVSPTIFGRVRAEMTIAQEEIFGPVLCIIPYSDEEVAFRIANSSIYGLAGGVWSADEGRALAFARRMRTGQVDINGAPFNILAPFGGYRQSGNGRELGRYGLEEFQEIKSIQLKG; encoded by the coding sequence ATGCATGAGTACGACAAGCTGTACATAAATGGTCAGTGGGCGGCATCAAGCGATCCCTCCTTCATCCAGGTGGTCGGCGCTGCCAGCGAAGAGGTCATCGGCCGGGTTCCCTCCGCAACGGTGAATGATGTGGACAGGGCCGTGGCCGCCGCCAGGGCCGCCTTTGACGCCTGGTCTGCCACAAGTCCGGCTGAACGGGCGGAATGTCTGACAAAGCTGCACCAGGGGCTGGTGGAGCGGAGCGAGGAGATCGCCCGCATCGTCACCGCCGAGGTGGGCATGCCGCTCAAGTTCTCCCTGCGTATCCAGGCCGGCCTGCCGGTGGCGGTCATGGGGAGCTACGCCTCCCTGGCTGCGGAGCAGCGGGAGGATGAGCGCATCGCCAACTCGCTGATCGTGCGCGAGCCGGTGGGGGTGGTGGCCTGCATCACCCCCTGGAACTACCCCCTGCACCAGATCGTTGCCAAGGTTGCCCCGGCCCTGGCGGCCGGCTGCTGCGTGGTGGTCAAGCCCAGCTCCGAGGCGCCCCTCTCCTCCTTCATTCTGGCCGAGATCGTGGAGAAAGCCGGCCTGCCCCCCGGCGTGTTCAACCTGGTCAGCGGCCGCGGCGCAACTATCGGCGAGGCGTTGGCCTCCCATCCCGATGTGGACATGGTCTCCTTCACCGGCTCCACCAGCGTGGGGAGGCGCCTCTCCGTTCTGGCGGCCGGGACCGTCAAGAAGGTCGCCCTGGAGCTGGGGGGCAAGTCCGCCTCGGTGATCCTGGACGACGCCGACCTGCCTGCGGCGGTCAAGGGGAGCCTAGGCGCCTGTCTGCTCAACTCGGGCCAGACGTGCAGCGCCCACACCCGCCTGCTGGTGCCGGAGAGTCTGTACGAGCAGGCGGTCTCCCTGGCGGTGGAGCTGGGCAAGAGCTTCGTCCCCTCCGATCCCTTTGGCGACAAGTGCCGCCTGGGGCCGCTGGTGTCGGCCAGTCAGCGGGAGCGGGTGTGGGAGTACATCCGCTCCGGCATCGCCGAGGGGGCGGAACTGCTGCTGGGTGGCGTCGAGCCGCCGGCCGGGCTTACGAAGGGGTTCTACGTCTCCCCCACCATCTTCGGCCGGGTGAGAGCAGAGATGACCATCGCCCAAGAGGAGATCTTCGGCCCGGTGCTCTGCATCATCCCCTATAGCGACGAGGAGGTTGCGTTCAGGATTGCTAACTCCAGTATCTACGGCCTGGCCGGCGGAGTCTGGTCCGCAGACGAGGGGCGCGCTCTGGCCTTTGCCCGGCGCATGCGCACCGGTCAGGTGGATATCAACGGCGCCCCCTTCAACATCCTAGCACCCTTTGGCGGCTACAGGCAGTCCGGCAACGGCCGGGAGCTGGGCAGATACGGCCTGGAGGAGTTCCAGGAGATCAAGTCGATCCAGCTCAAGGGGTGA
- a CDS encoding nitroreductase family protein: MDSLTTIMKRRSSCRKFSAEALPRETIEALINTAVWAPSGSNNQPWRFVVIFDRERLKRLSDTAKEKWLANMEDAPFIRQYEKWMNNPEFNIFYNAPALIVIYGDSKAHWQVYDCSMVAQNINLLAEEQGLGCCWIGFAHNVLDEPEVKKELGMPEEYELVAPLIIGYPAVKREQSENPIKRKPVEINFL; encoded by the coding sequence ATGGACAGTCTGACCACCATCATGAAGCGACGCAGTTCCTGCAGGAAATTCAGCGCAGAAGCGCTGCCCCGGGAGACCATCGAGGCGCTGATCAACACAGCGGTCTGGGCCCCCAGCGGTTCCAATAACCAGCCCTGGCGCTTCGTCGTTATTTTCGATAGGGAACGCCTGAAGCGCCTCTCCGACACCGCCAAGGAAAAGTGGCTGGCCAACATGGAGGACGCCCCCTTTATCCGGCAGTACGAGAAGTGGATGAATAACCCCGAGTTCAACATCTTCTACAACGCGCCGGCACTGATCGTCATCTACGGCGACAGTAAAGCCCACTGGCAGGTGTACGACTGCAGCATGGTGGCCCAGAACATAAACCTGCTGGCCGAGGAGCAGGGGCTGGGCTGCTGCTGGATCGGCTTTGCCCACAACGTACTGGACGAGCCGGAAGTCAAGAAGGAGCTGGGGATGCCGGAGGAGTATGAACTGGTTGCGCCGCTGATCATCGGCTATCCGGCGGTGAAGCGGGAACAGTCCGAAAACCCGATCAAGCGGAAGCCGGTGGAGATCAACTTCCTGTAA
- a CDS encoding THUMP domain-containing class I SAM-dependent RNA methyltransferase: MTEKKHILRRAPRPEPKPDREMECFAAVPRGSEDVTAAELRLLGIEGAQAGRGGVSFRTNRAGLYRANLWLRSASRVLVRLAGFPCSSPAELYDGVHAIPWQEMITPAMTLAVDCSLRDSALTHSGFVALKTKDAIVDRIREACGSRPNVDTASPDVRVNIHLVKNVCTVSLDSSGDALDRRGYRLERNEAPLRETLAAAIIALTGWDGNVALADPMCGSGTIPIEAALMAARVPPGRNRSFGFQRWQDFDPRLWKGIQAEAESGIRQLPVGLVSGYDSDSRALSIARRNAAAAGFEGQVHFFHSSLEQFRPEGEGGVVIINPPYGKRMGEEDELKELYCQIGDILKQRCQGWTGYVLTGNLELAKYIGLKASRRFVLYNGPIECRLLKYELY, from the coding sequence ATGACCGAGAAGAAGCATATCCTCAGACGGGCGCCACGCCCGGAGCCGAAGCCGGACAGGGAGATGGAGTGCTTTGCCGCCGTGCCGCGCGGCAGCGAGGACGTGACCGCGGCCGAACTGCGCCTGCTGGGCATCGAGGGGGCGCAGGCAGGGCGGGGCGGGGTCTCGTTCCGCACCAACCGGGCCGGTCTGTACCGCGCCAATCTTTGGCTGCGCAGCGCCAGCCGGGTGCTGGTCAGGCTGGCCGGGTTTCCCTGCTCCTCGCCGGCAGAGCTGTACGATGGCGTGCATGCCATCCCCTGGCAGGAGATGATCACACCCGCCATGACCCTGGCGGTGGACTGCTCCCTGCGGGACTCGGCCCTGACCCATTCCGGTTTTGTGGCGCTGAAGACCAAGGATGCCATCGTGGACCGCATCCGTGAGGCATGCGGCAGTCGTCCCAACGTGGATACGGCCTCCCCGGACGTGCGGGTCAATATCCACTTGGTGAAGAATGTCTGCACGGTCAGCCTGGACAGCTCGGGGGACGCCCTGGACCGTCGCGGCTACCGTCTGGAGCGCAACGAGGCGCCCCTGCGCGAGACCCTGGCCGCCGCCATCATCGCGCTCACCGGCTGGGACGGCAACGTAGCCCTGGCCGACCCCATGTGCGGCTCGGGCACCATCCCCATCGAGGCGGCGCTCATGGCCGCCCGCGTTCCGCCGGGGCGCAACCGCTCATTCGGATTCCAGCGCTGGCAGGATTTCGACCCCCGCCTCTGGAAGGGGATCCAGGCCGAAGCGGAGAGCGGCATCCGACAGCTCCCGGTGGGGCTGGTCAGCGGCTACGACAGCGACAGCCGCGCCCTTTCCATTGCCCGGCGCAACGCGGCGGCGGCAGGCTTCGAGGGGCAGGTGCACTTCTTCCACAGCTCCCTGGAGCAGTTCAGGCCGGAAGGGGAGGGTGGGGTGGTAATCATCAATCCTCCCTACGGCAAACGCATGGGGGAGGAGGATGAGCTGAAGGAGCTCTACTGCCAGATCGGCGACATCCTCAAACAGCGCTGCCAGGGGTGGACCGGCTATGTGCTTACCGGCAACCTGGAGCTGGCCAAGTACATCGGCCTGAAGGCGTCGCGGCGGTTTGTGCTCTATAACGGCCCGATCGAGTGCCGCCTGCTCAAGTACGAGCTGTACTGA
- the coaE gene encoding dephospho-CoA kinase (Dephospho-CoA kinase (CoaE) performs the final step in coenzyme A biosynthesis.) produces MGVRVVGLTGGIATGKSSVARFLMERGAVVIDADELSRLAVHPGSPALERIVDLFGAGVLLPDGNLDRRKMRSLVFGNDVNRRQLEGIVHPEIRRLAEERIAAAACRGERIVFYMAPLLIEAGVTSRVDEIWVVTLRPEIQIQRLMERDGISREDACKIIDSQMPLAEKERHGRVIIDNSGTPEETERLVADIWEREMGERA; encoded by the coding sequence ATGGGAGTCCGTGTGGTGGGCCTGACCGGTGGGATCGCAACCGGCAAGAGCAGTGTGGCCCGTTTTCTGATGGAGCGAGGAGCGGTGGTGATCGATGCCGATGAACTGTCGCGCCTGGCGGTTCATCCGGGGAGTCCGGCCCTGGAGCGGATCGTTGATCTGTTTGGCGCCGGTGTGCTGCTGCCGGACGGCAATCTGGACCGCCGGAAGATGCGTTCGCTGGTCTTCGGCAACGACGTGAACCGTCGCCAGCTGGAAGGGATCGTGCATCCTGAGATCAGGAGGCTGGCGGAGGAGCGCATCGCAGCCGCGGCTTGCCGGGGGGAGCGCATCGTGTTCTACATGGCGCCGCTGCTGATCGAGGCGGGAGTCACCAGCCGGGTGGACGAGATCTGGGTGGTGACCCTGAGGCCCGAGATACAGATCCAGCGCTTGATGGAACGTGACGGCATCAGCCGGGAGGATGCCTGCAAGATCATTGACAGCCAGATGCCGCTGGCCGAGAAGGAGCGCCATGGCCGCGTGATTATCGACAACAGCGGTACGCCCGAGGAGACGGAACGGCTGGTGGCGGACATATGGGAACGGGAAATGGGGGAACGAGCATGA